GGCGACTGGGTACCTGTACGCTCAAAAAGCAATACAACCTTGACTTCCTCTATCTATTATTATACGGACGTCTGTATTCTGGCCAAAGCAGCCAAACTTTTCGGATATACCGAAGATGCCTCCTATTATAACACGCTGGCACAAAAAATAAAAGAGGCTATCAACACCAGTTTTCTCAATAAAGAAACAGGAATATATGCAGAGGGGACACAGACAGAACTTGCCATGCCATTATATTGGGGAATCGTTCCGGAAGAAGATAAAAAGAAAGTTGCTGCCAAACTACATGAATTGGTAGAAAAAGACGATTATCATCTGGACGTCGGTTTATTAGGAAGCAAGGCTATACTTTCCGCCCTGTCAGATAACGAATATGCGGAAACAGCTTACAAAGTCGCATCACAAGACACCTATCCTTCTTGGGGGTACTGGATCAAACAAGGCGCTACAACTCTACATGAAAATTGGCGGACAGATGTTGTTATCGACAACTCATATAACCATATTATGTTCGGAGAAATAGGAGCATGGCTATACAAAGGACTGGGAGGAATTCAGATCGATGAAAAACATCCCGGATTCAAGCATATTTTGCTAAAACCTTTCTTTCCGGCAGACATGGATGAACTTACCATACGTTATAATACTCCCTATGGCTGGTTAAATATCAACTGGATTCGTCAAACTAATGACTGCATCCGTTATACAATCGATATTCCGGCAGGCACTTCTGCAACATTTATTCCTTTTACGATGCCAGAATCCCAAAAATCTATAACTTTACAAGCCGGGAAACATTCACTTGAACTTGATTTTATTCACCAATTAATCAATCAATGATAACTATGTACAAAAGAATCACCTTATTCACATTCATTTGCCTGCTCGCTTTAGCAGGAATAGCCCAAAATAAAGACACTTATACCATTTTATTATCCGGAGCATCTTTTGCCGAACCTAACAATAAGTGGTTTGAAATGGGATGTCGTGCCCTTCACGCCATCCCCATCAATCGGGCTGTAAGTGCAGAATCTATTGCTCACACTGCAAATAAAATGCTGGACGGCACTCTCTATACCCCGGAAGAGTTCGATAACATTGATGTATTCGTCTTGATGCAAGTACATGAAAAAGACGTATATAACGAAGCAAACTTAAAAGAGAACTACAAGGATTATAAAACTCCTTTTGATGCTTCCGACTATGCCGTTTGCTATGATTATGTCATCAAGCGCTACATATCAGACTGTTATAACCAGAAATTCAATCCAAAATCCAGATATTACAACACTCCTTATGGGAAACCTGCTTCTATTGTCTTATGTACTCATTGGCATGACAGTCGTCCGATATTCAACACTTCGGTCCGAAAACTGGCAGAAAAATGGGGATTCCCAGTAGTTGAATTCGACAGATACATCGGATTCTCCAAAAACCAGAAACATCCGGTTACAGGAAAACAATATAGCCTAATTTACACTGGGGATTCACAAGAGACTCATGGAGAAGTATTTGGATGGCATCCGCCACATGGAGAACATTCATTTATTCAACAACGCATGGCTGCAATCTTTGCCGATACGCTTCGTAAGATATTGCTTCCCAAAGAATATATTAATGAATAATCACCAAATACTCATCGGATGAAAAAACTTCTATCATTAACAGTTTGCTTGTTATTTGTCCTATCACAAATAATGGCACAGCTTTCCGTACCTTCTTTCTTTTCAGACCACATGGTGCTGCAACGTGAGAAGCCAATCAATATATGGGGAACTGCCAGTGCCGGTGAGCGAATTAGCGTAACATTAGGAAATGCTCAAAAGAGTACCCGAACCGATAAAAATGGGAAATGGTCAGTCAGCCTACCTCCTATGCAAGCCGGTGGACCGTATACTCTAAATGTAAAAAGCCCCAAGCAGACTTTATCATTTACAGATATTTTAATCGGTGAAGTATGGATCTGTAGCGGACAGTCAAATATGGAGTTTCGTCTGCGTAGCGCTAATCATGCTACCGAAGAAGTCGCAGCTGCCAATTACCCTCAAATCCGTTCATTCAACGTAACTCAAGAAATGGGACACACTCCTAAAACCGACTTAAAAGGTAAATGGGAAGTGTGTTCGCCCGCCTCCGCTTCTGATTTTTCAGCTGTCGGCTATTTCTTTGCGCGTGAATTATACCAAAAACTCAATATTCCTATCGGATTCATCAACTCCTCATGGGGTGGTACGGACATCGAAACCTGGATGAGCATGGAAGTGATAGAGCATTTCCCGAAATATGAAAAATCATTAGCCCGTATGCGCTCTTCTGAATTCGAAGAATACATCAAGCACAGTGACAAAGTCAAAAAAGAATTCGAACAAGCCATCATAAACGAACCGGGAGAAAAAGAGAAATGGTATTTAGAAAATACCCCTACAGAAAACTGGAAGGAACATATTGTTCCGTCATTATGGTCAAATGAAGAGTTATCCGGTATAGATGGAGTTGTATGGTTTACTTATCAGTTTTCCATACCGGCCAATTGTTTAGGACAGGATGCAGAATTGAGTCTCGGTACTATCGATGACGATGACATTACCTGGGTTAACGGACATGAAGTAGGACGAACGGTAGGATATGACCTGAAACGTCTATATAAGATTCCGACAGAAGTATTAAAGGAACAGAATAC
The Bacteroides luhongzhouii DNA segment above includes these coding regions:
- a CDS encoding DUF5040 domain-containing protein: MYKRITLFTFICLLALAGIAQNKDTYTILLSGASFAEPNNKWFEMGCRALHAIPINRAVSAESIAHTANKMLDGTLYTPEEFDNIDVFVLMQVHEKDVYNEANLKENYKDYKTPFDASDYAVCYDYVIKRYISDCYNQKFNPKSRYYNTPYGKPASIVLCTHWHDSRPIFNTSVRKLAEKWGFPVVEFDRYIGFSKNQKHPVTGKQYSLIYTGDSQETHGEVFGWHPPHGEHSFIQQRMAAIFADTLRKILLPKEYINE
- a CDS encoding sialate O-acetylesterase, whose protein sequence is MKKLLSLTVCLLFVLSQIMAQLSVPSFFSDHMVLQREKPINIWGTASAGERISVTLGNAQKSTRTDKNGKWSVSLPPMQAGGPYTLNVKSPKQTLSFTDILIGEVWICSGQSNMEFRLRSANHATEEVAAANYPQIRSFNVTQEMGHTPKTDLKGKWEVCSPASASDFSAVGYFFARELYQKLNIPIGFINSSWGGTDIETWMSMEVIEHFPKYEKSLARMRSSEFEEYIKHSDKVKKEFEQAIINEPGEKEKWYLENTPTENWKEHIVPSLWSNEELSGIDGVVWFTYQFSIPANCLGQDAELSLGTIDDDDITWVNGHEVGRTVGYDLKRLYKIPTEVLKEQNTITIKISDYRGGGGLYGPKDEVYLKVNNRIFPLCDNWKYKVAVSSAQYDYVEYGPNAFPSLLFNAMIHPLVGLGMKGVIWYQGENNAARANEYIDLFPALIKDWRSRWNNEFPFYWVQLANFMSPAKQPSESHWANLRDAQSKTLVLPHTGQAVIIDIGEENDIHPRNKQDVGKRLALHALHNDYGYNSIVCTGPIFQSVKRTGDALEITFDTCDEQLVARNKYGYLSGFAIAGTDGKYQWAQAKIENNKVIVWNKKIQQPVSVRYAWGDNPDDANLYNAAGLPASPFEGHINQ